The Deinococcus betulae sequence TCGGCCTTGGTCTTGGGCTCAATGGCCAGCTTGATGACGGGCTCGGGCACGTCGATGCTTTCCAGCAGGACCTTGTCGTCGCCGTCGCCAATCAGGGTGTTGCCGGTGCCGGCGTCCTTGAGGCCGATCACGGCGCCCAGTTCGCCCGCTTTCAGCTCGGTGACTTCTTCGCGGCTGTTGGCGTGCATCTTCAGCAGACGGCCCACGCGCTCGCGCTTTTCCTTGCTCGCGTTATACACGTAGCTGCCGCTCTGCAGGGTACCCGAGTAGATGCGCACGAAGGTCAGGCGGCCCACGTAGGGGTCAGCCATGATCTTGAACGCCAGCGCGGCCAGCTTACCTTCGGGATCGGCAGGGAACTCGGTGGTGTCTTCCGTGTCCTCAATCTTGCCCTTGATGGCCGGCACTTCCAGGGGACTGGGCAGGTAGTCGATGACGGCGTCCAGCAGCAGCTGCACACCCTTGTTCTTCAGGGCGCTGCCGCACAGCACGGGGAAGATGCGCTTCTCGATGGTGCCCTTGCGGATGGCGGCCACGAGCTGCTCCACGCTGGGCTCTTCACCCTCGAGGTACATCATCATCAGGTCTTCGTCGACTTCGGCGGCGGCTTCGATCAGCTGCTGGCGCATCTCGGCGACTTTGGCCGCGAACTGCTCGGGGATGTCGCTCTCGACGATATCGGTGCCCAGGTCGTTGGTGTACGTGTGGGCGCGCTGACGCACGATGTCGATGATGCCCTTAAAGTCGCTTTCCTCGCCCATCGGGTACTGCACGGGCGCAGGAATGGCGCCGAGGCGCTCGCGGATGTCGTTCAGCACGAGTTCAAAGCTGGCGCCGGTCTTGTCCATCTTGTTCGAGAACGCGATGCGGGGCACGCCGTAGCGGTCGGCCTGGCGCCACACGGTCTCGGACTGGGGCTCTACGCCCTGGCTGGAGTCGAACACAGCCACAGCGCCGTCCAGCACACGCATGGAGCGCTCCACTTCAATGGTGAAGTCCACGTGACCAGGGGTGTCGATGATGTTCACGACGTATTCTTGGTCCGTGCCGCTGCGCTTCCACTTGGCGGTGGTGGCGGCGGCGGTGATGGTGATGCCGCGCTCGCGCTCCTGCTCCATCCAGTCCATGGTGGCGGCGCCGTCGTGCACTTCGCCGATGTTGTGGGTGCGCCCGGTGTAGTACAGGATGCGCTCGGTGGTGGTGGTTTTGCCAGCGTCAATGTGAGCGGCAATCCCGATGTTCCGGAAGTGATTCAGATAGCTCTGGGCTTTGGTGGTCATAAGACTCCCTGATTCTGTCGGGTGACGTGTCTCGTCACCGTCAGTTCGGCACCCTGTTGAGGGGTTGGGGCAGCGGGCTTCCTCGCCTCACGCGAGATGGACGGTAGGGGGCGCCTACCGTCCGGGGGAGTGGGCTGCCGGGCTGTCCCCGGGCAGCTTGTGCTCTGTTGCGCGGCCAGTGGAAAAGCGCCACTGGCCGCTTCACGCCGCACAAGCTGCTTGCTGTTCCCACTCGCTCCGCTTGAATTTCGGGGCCTTGCCCCGAAATCGGACTTACCAGCGGTAGTGCGCGTAGGCGCGGTTGGCTTCCGCCATGCGCTCCACGTCGTCTTTCTTCTTGATGGCGCCGCCACGGCCCTGCGCGGCGTCCATAATTTCGCCAGCCAGACGCTCGACGGCGGTGCGCTCGGGGCGGCCGTCCACGGCGCTGATCATCCAGCGCAGGGTCAGGCTCTGCTTGCGGCGCTCGGTGGGCTCGACGGGCACCTGGTAGGTGCTGCCGCCCACGCGGCGGCTGCGCACTTCCACGCGGGGTTTGATGTTGTCGTAAGCCTGCTTGAAGATCTTCAGGGACTCCTGGCCGGTGCGCTCCTGAACGACTTTCATGGCTCCGTAGAAAATGCGGCTGGCGAGGTTCTTCTTGCCATCACGCATGATGCGGTTAATCATCGCGCTGACCAGCACGTCCTGGTAAACCAGGTCCGGCTGAACAACACGCACTTCGGCTTGGCGGCGACGTGCCATGGTTGACTCCCTTGAGGCTCAGCCCGGACCGTTCCGGGCGAGCGCGCGCACTTCAGGCGCGAATAACGTGCTTCATTGGCATCACCCCTTGGGGTGAAGGCGGGCTGGGCCGGCAGGCGGCCCTAGACGCCTTACTTCTTCTTCGCGCCCGCAGCCGCAGCGCCGGCCTTGGGCTTCTTGGTGCCGTACTTGGAGCGGCTCTTGTTGCGGTCCTTCACGCCCTGGGTGTCCAGACTGCCGCGCACGATGTGGTAGCGCACACCGGGAAGATCTTTCACACGGCCGCCGCGAATCAGCACGACGCTGTGCTCCTGCAGGTTGTGGCCTTCACCGGGGATGTAGGCGGTAACTTCAAAGGCGCTGCTCAGGCGAACACGCGCAATCTTACGCAGCGCCGAGTTGGGCTTCTTGGGGGTGGTGGTCTTGACGACCGTGCAGACGCCGCGGCGGAAGGGGCTGCCCTTCAGGGCAGGAACCTTGCTCTTCTTCTGGATCGTCTTGCGACCCTTACGGAGCAGTTGCTGGGTGGTGGGCAGGGAAAATCACTCCTAACAAAAAGTATGAAGAGGGCGGGTGGCGGCCCACGCGGACGGGACCGTCAAGGGTTGACGAAACGGAACTCTGAGGTGATCGCGCACCCGCTCTTCTGGGGGTGGCCTGCCGAAACACGGACTGGTGCAACCCTGGAACCCAGAGCCGTGTTCAACCTTCCCAGCATACGCCTGCGGCCTCAAGCCGTGCAAGAGGGAGCGTGGGCCGTCAAAACCCCCGCCAGGACGGCGGGGGAAGCGTGAGCGTCCGCTTTTGCTTTATCGGCCTGTCACACCAGTCGAGCCCACGACCGTCATCCCCTGCAAGTCGCCGGAGTGACAGGTGCCGCAGCTGTCCTCGCTGACCAGGCGCTCGCTGCCGTTGACCAGCAGGGCCACGCGGGTGTCGCGGCGGGAGGTGCCGAAAAGACCGTAGGAATTGACGGTGCTGCGAATCCGCAGCCGGTTCAGGTCGCTGGCCATCAGGTTGGACACGTCGTAGTACTGGTCCGAGCCGTCTTGGGACTGCTGCACAATCGTCGTGTTGTTGCCGCTGGAATTGGTCAGGTAGACCTCGGTGTCGCCCTTGCGGTTGCTGACGCGCAGCTCGATCTTGGGCCCAAGGCGGCAGGTGCGCTTCAGGAACTTGGACGTGGTCTGGTAGATGGCGTTGCGGTTGTCCCAGCGCTTGAGGGTAAAGCCGATGGGCTTCAGGGTGGTCAGGGGGAAATCGGTCATCTTGAAGTAGTCGCGCCAGGCGTCGCCGCTGAACAGAGCCACCTGCGCGGCGTAAGGGCCGCCCATGGCCAGCACGTTCAGGCTGCTGTTTTTGACCAGTTCTTTCTGCTCGGTGCTCAGGCTGCCCGACTGCTCGCTGTACTTGACTTCCAGGGCGGCAGCCAGGGCGCTGGCCGAACGGTGGGTGTCGTAGCGCAGGACCATCAGGCGGCCGTACTGCACCTTGTTGATGTAGGTGGGCAGGTTGCTGGAGGACAGCTGCCCGATGGACTGAAGGTACGACAGGTCGCCGGTGGTCAGGCTGTTGTTGAACAGCATGTTGGCGGGCGTGCCGTTCTCGGTGACGCCAACGTTGGCCAGAGTCTGCACGAAGACCACGTAGACGCTGCTCTTTTCGACGCTGGAACTGGAGTCCATAGAGCCGGTCACACCCACCCCGTGAAACTTGAGGTTCAACTTGAGCTTGTGGCTGAGTTCGCGCAGGCTTGAGGCCTCCTGCACCTTCAGGAACACGTTGCTGGGCTGACCTAGTGACGACGCGCCGCTGAACATGTTGCCAATGGCGCCCAGCACCCCGGCCGAATCCGGCGCCACGTTGGGCGTGCTGGTAAAGCGGGTGTCGCTTTCAATAGTCAGGGGCACGCGCTTGTTCGTGGGCACGCTGATGGTGGCCATGGTCGAAGCGCCGCCGTACAGGCTGTCGCCCTGAATCAGCGCGCCGGGCCAGATGGTCGTGGGTGGCTCTTCCATCAGGACATGCCCACTGGCTGGGTCGTTGACATAGTCCACCAGCACGCTGGAGCACAGGTCGTAGGGGTCGGCACTGGGCGGCGGCAAGGTCTGCTGCCAGACGCTGGGGGCGCCCACAAACAGCCCGTCAATCTGCGCCTGGGTATCCGGCAGCACCTGAGCGCGGAAAGCCGCTGGCGCCTGCAGGTAGGGGTTAGCGGCTTCCAGCAGCGACACGCCGTACTGGGCCGCGCGGTTTTCCAGCTCGCTCCAGGGCCGCACCTGTGGGGCGGATGAGGTGGGTTCGCCCGGATCACCGGGCTCGCCGGGGTCACAGGGGTCAGGCACACGCTGGGCGTTCAGACCAGCGCTCTCGGTCACGGGGCACTCTGGAAAGCGCTGGCTGTCCAGCCGCTCAGGTGCGGGCGCCTGACCACAGGCCCCCAGGGCCAGCATGAGCGAAGTGACGAGCAACAGACGGGAAGCGGGGTGAGACATGGTGGACTCCTTGAACAGAGAGGGGAAGGCGGTGGGGGGCATTTCGCCGAAGTCCGCTTGGCCCGGACCTCTCTGGCGTGGAGTGAGTGTGCGCCCGCCCCCAGGAACGCCCAGGGAAACGCCGCCGGATTCCCTGCGCGTTCCCGCCTTCTCTCTGGCCCCAAGTCACAGCCCAGCCCCTTTACTGGTCGCTGGCACGTCGCCGGAGGCTGTGCTACACTCCGCTCTGCCCGTTCTTTCCCGTGCGGAGAGGTGCCAGAGTGGTTGAATGGGTCGGTCTCGAAAACCGAAGTAGTCGCAAGGCTACCGTGGGTTCGAATCCCACCCTCTTCGCCAAAGCCAAGCCCCCAGGTCAGCGCCTGGGGGTTTTGCGTTCAGGGTCACCGCGCCCTTGGGCGGGATGGACAGACACCCCTCGGGGCCACAGCAACAGCTGTTCGTAATGCGCTTACTTGTGGGCCGCTGGGCCAATCTGCTTCAGCGCGACGAAACACCGTTGTGATCTGCGTTCAGGACGCCCAGCACCGCCGCTTCCCGCGCCGCCAGCACCACCGCGCCGTGGGCCTCCCGCAGGGCCTCGGGTGGCAGTGGCAGATACAGCGCGTCGTACAGGGCCTGCCCAGCGCGGGCCAGCGCCACCAGTTCGGCGCGCCAGGCCGCCGCGTCGGTGGGCGTCCAGGTGGCCGGGTCGTTCGAGTCTTCCAGGAGGGCGTGGGGGTCACTCAGGCGTGCGGCAGTCAGCTCCAGGTGGTGCCGCAGCGCCAGCACCCGCCGGGCCAGGGCAGGCCGGGCCTGCACCGCGCCGAAAGTGAGGGTGTGGACAGTGTGCAGCAGCCCACGCTCGCCGGGGCCACTGAACAGGCCAGTCAGGCCGTCCGGGCCATACAGCACTTCTCGCAGGGTGTCGCGCAGCAGGTCGGGGGCAGCCATCGTGATGCACGGTACGCCACACAGCGGATGCCGGTTCCGCCGCTCCTGTCCTACCCTGAGGGCACGATGATCCTGAAGATCAAGATTTTCCTGTAATCGCACACGTTTGGCAGCGGCCCTCACGGTAAAATGAGGCCAATGCCGAACCCCTGTGCCGACCCCGGCCCCGCGAACCTTGTTCGGCTGGCCTGCGGTTGGCCCAGGCGTGACCCTCTGGGCTCTGAGCATCCGCTCGCCCCTCTTCACCTTCTCTGTCTGCCTGCGGCATACCGCCTGCAGCCGGGCGTCCCTCCAAGGAAGTGAACGACCATAGATAAAGTGCATGGCAATACCTCTGGCCTGCGTCCCGCACAACTCAAAACCCTGGGCAACCTCTACCGCCGCCGCATCGAGCCGGGCCGTGTGGGATCGCCGGAGCTGGCGCGCAACCTCGCGGAACTCTCGCACGACCTGCGCCGCGAGGTCGGTGTGCTGATTGACCGTCGGGGCCGCGTGATTTCCGTGAGTGTTGCGGACGCCCGCGCCACCGAATTTCCCGAGGTCCGGCTAGGCGAGACCCGCCTGGCGGGCTTTCACCTGCTGCACGCCCACCCGCGCGGCGGCGCCCTGAGCAAGAGTGACCTCTCGACCTTGTTCCTGAAGCGCCTGGACGCAGTGAGCGCCATTGAGGTGCAGCAGGAAGGTCAGCCGGGCCTGGTGCATACCGCGCACCTGACGCCGCCCGGCACTGTAGGTGAGGAAGAAGACTGGCGCATCTTGCCGCCTGTGCCGGCGTTTCAGATTGACGAGTTTGACCTGGGCGCCCAGGTGAGCGCACTGGAAGAAGAGATCGCCCGCGCAGCCCGCACCCGTGAGGCCAAGAAGGACCGGGAACGCGCCATTCTGGTGCAGATTGACCAGGGCGAATTTGACGCCGAAGAGCGCTTGGACGAACTGAGCGAGCTGGCCCGCACCGCCGGGGCTGAGGTCGTGCACCGGGAACTGGTGTACCGCCGCCACCTGAAAGCCGGCACGCTGGTCGGGGCCGGGAAGCTCGAAGAGCTGACCAGCAAGGCCTATCACCTGGACGCCGACCTGCTGATTTTTGGGCAGGAGCTGGGGGCCGCCCAGGCGCGCGAGATTGAGGCCGCCACTGGCCTGAAAATCATTGACCGCACGCAGCTGATTCTGGACATCTTCGCGCTGCACGCGCAGGGCGTGGAGTCGCGCCTTCAGGTCGAACTGGCGCAGCTGCGCTACATGAAGCCGCGTCTGCTGGGGGCCGGCGCCGCCCTCTCCCGCATTGGGGGCGGGGGCGGCAGCGCCGGGGGTGGGGCGATTGGCACGCGTGGCCCTGGTGAAACCAAGCTGGAGCTGGACCGCCGCCGCATCAACGACCGCCTGAGCCTTCTGGAAAAGCAGCTGGAAGGCGTCTCGCAGCGGCGCGAGGAGCGCCGTAAGCAGCGCGCCCGCAACGACGTGCCCGTGATTTCGATTGTGGGCTACACCAACGCGGGCAAGTCCACCTTGCTGAACGCCTTTACCCACGCGGCCGAAGAACCCCGCCGGGTGCTGGCCGAGAACAAACTGTTTGCCACCCTGCGCCCGACCAGCCGCCAGGGCTATCTGGAGGGCATTGGGCCGGTGGTGCTGACCGACACCGTGGGCTTTATCCGCGACCTGCCCAAAGACCTGACGCGCGCGTTCCGCTCTACGCTGGAAGAAATTGGCGACGCCGACGTGCTGCTGCACGTAGTGGACGCCGCCAGCCCCGGCGCCGACACCCGGCTGGACGCTGTGAACCGCATTCTGGAGGAGCTGGGCTTCCGCGACCTGCCCACGGTGGTCGCCCTGAACAAGGCCGACGCCGCCGACCCTGAGGCCCTGACCCGTGAGGTTGAGCGCACAGAGGGGATTCCGGTCAGTGCCCTGAGAAACCTCGGCCTGAGTGAGCTGAAAGAAGCCCTGAGCGACGCGGTGGCGCAGGTGCAACGTCAGCACCTGGCCGCCCAGGAAGAGGCGAGGCTGCTGGCCGCGCAGTACCGCTAGGCAGGACCACACCGCACAAGTCAGCATCCACAGGGACAGCCGGCGCGCTGTCCCTTTTGTCGGATGCCCCCGCCGCGCAACTCTGCCAGAGTCGGCGGATGCTGGCCTGGGTGTATCTGATTCTGGTGATGCTGGTCTGGGGGCTGGGGGAAACCCTGGGAGAACGGACGGTGCCCACGCTGCTGCTGGCGTATGCGCCGCCGGTGGTCTGGGCGCTGCCCGCGCCTCTGGTGATCGGCTGGGCACTCTGGCGCCGACGAGGCCGCCGGGCAGCCCTGGCGGCCACGGTTCTGGCACTGTGGGGCGCGGGCCTGCTGCACTGGTCGCCTCAGCAGAGCGGGGCCCTGCGCGTGGTGACCTACAACGTGCTGCGCGGTGACCGCGTGAGTCCAGGGCAGCTGGGCCAGGCGCTGCGGAGCCTGAACGCCGACGTGATTCTGCTGCAAGAGAGCAATTTTCGCCGGGCTGACTTTCGGGCAGCCCTGGAACAGGCATTGCCCGGCTACCACGCCGAACATGCCGCCGAGGTCAGCACCTTGACGCGGCTGCCCATTCTGGCCGCCCAGCGCCTGTCGCTCCCAGGCAACCGGCGCGAGGTACTGGTCACCCGCCTGCGCTGGCAGGGGCAGCCGCTGACAGTGGTCAATGCCCACCTGGGCACAGTGCAGGTGGTGGACGCCCTGGCGGGGGACTGGGCCTACTTGCAGCGCACGCGCAACAACCGTGAAGCCCAGGTGGCGCGGCTGGAGGCGCTGGCCGCGCAGACGGGGGGGCGCGTGTTGCTGGGTGGCGACCTGAATACACCGCCGCGCGGCCGGGTGTGGCGGCGGCTGCGGGTGGCCTACGGTCCCGACGCCCACGACCTCGCCGGACGCGGCCCTGGCTGGAGCTTTCCAGCGCTGCGGGTCCGCATTGACCATCTGCTGACCGACGACCTGAACCCCACCACCAGCCGGGTGCTGCCCTGGACCTTCAGCGACCACCGCCCCCTGCTGGCGGAGTTTGCAGGGCCACCCCGCTGACAGCGGTTGCCCGTTCCATTGAGGCGCCAACACCGCCTCTCTACTCCACTTTTGCTGCTGTCTGTGACGGATATTCTCTGTGTTCGCCTCAGCGTGGTTGAGGGTAATGATCCTCAATCACGCTAGGGCTGGGTTCCGCTGTAAGTGGGCGCTGCGCGGCCAGCCACGCCTGGGCCTGCGCCGGGGTCCGGAGCCGCACCAGGGTCAGGTGGGGAAACTGGGCCACCAGCGCCGGGGTTTCGCGGCGCCGGCGCCAGTGGGTGCGGAAAAACCAGCGCACCGGTCCCTCGGCACTGACCGCGCCGCGCAGATGCTCGCGGTTGCCGTTCCAGAGTTCCTGCTGGGTCAGCACCCGCCGCGCCGTGCGGGTCAGCGCCCGCCAGAACACCACGGGCCCCGGATAATCCAACCAGACCAGCGTGTCGGCCCGCGCCCAGCCTAGGTCACGGGCTTTGGCATAGTTGCCGTCCATGACCCAAGCGTCCTGCACCGTAAAAGTGGCCACCTGCGCACGAAACTGGGCCAGCGGAGCTTCCTGCCACCCCGCCTGATGGTTCCAGGCGTCCTGCTCGCCGTGGGGCACACCCAGCCGCCCGGCCAGAGCGCGCGCCAGGGTAGTCTTGCCGCTGCTAGTGGTGCCAATCACGAGA is a genomic window containing:
- the fusA gene encoding elongation factor G, whose translation is MTTKAQSYLNHFRNIGIAAHIDAGKTTTTERILYYTGRTHNIGEVHDGAATMDWMEQERERGITITAAATTAKWKRSGTDQEYVVNIIDTPGHVDFTIEVERSMRVLDGAVAVFDSSQGVEPQSETVWRQADRYGVPRIAFSNKMDKTGASFELVLNDIRERLGAIPAPVQYPMGEESDFKGIIDIVRQRAHTYTNDLGTDIVESDIPEQFAAKVAEMRQQLIEAAAEVDEDLMMMYLEGEEPSVEQLVAAIRKGTIEKRIFPVLCGSALKNKGVQLLLDAVIDYLPSPLEVPAIKGKIEDTEDTTEFPADPEGKLAALAFKIMADPYVGRLTFVRIYSGTLQSGSYVYNASKEKRERVGRLLKMHANSREEVTELKAGELGAVIGLKDAGTGNTLIGDGDDKVLLESIDVPEPVIKLAIEPKTKADQEKMGVGLQKLAEEDPTFKVETDQESGQTTIAGMGELHLEILVDRLKREYKVEANVGAPQVAFRETITRAVDVEGKFVRQSGGRGQFGHVKIKAEPLEPGAGFVFENAIVGGTVPREYVGPAQKGIEEAMQSGPMLGFPVVDMKVTIYDGSYHEVDSSEMAFKIAGSMALKEAVQKGAPALLEPVMRVEVTVPDDFMGDIIGDLNSRRGQIQGMEARGNAQIVKAFVPLSEMFGYATDMRSMTQGRASYSMFFDHYSQVPNNIAQQLMKK
- the rpsG gene encoding 30S ribosomal protein S7; the protein is MARRRQAEVRVVQPDLVYQDVLVSAMINRIMRDGKKNLASRIFYGAMKVVQERTGQESLKIFKQAYDNIKPRVEVRSRRVGGSTYQVPVEPTERRKQSLTLRWMISAVDGRPERTAVERLAGEIMDAAQGRGGAIKKKDDVERMAEANRAYAHYRW
- the rpsL gene encoding 30S ribosomal protein S12; the protein is MPTTQQLLRKGRKTIQKKSKVPALKGSPFRRGVCTVVKTTTPKKPNSALRKIARVRLSSAFEVTAYIPGEGHNLQEHSVVLIRGGRVKDLPGVRYHIVRGSLDTQGVKDRNKSRSKYGTKKPKAGAAAAGAKKK
- a CDS encoding thiol-activated cytolysin family protein, which codes for MSHPASRLLLVTSLMLALGACGQAPAPERLDSQRFPECPVTESAGLNAQRVPDPCDPGEPGDPGEPTSSAPQVRPWSELENRAAQYGVSLLEAANPYLQAPAAFRAQVLPDTQAQIDGLFVGAPSVWQQTLPPPSADPYDLCSSVLVDYVNDPASGHVLMEEPPTTIWPGALIQGDSLYGGASTMATISVPTNKRVPLTIESDTRFTSTPNVAPDSAGVLGAIGNMFSGASSLGQPSNVFLKVQEASSLRELSHKLKLNLKFHGVGVTGSMDSSSSVEKSSVYVVFVQTLANVGVTENGTPANMLFNNSLTTGDLSYLQSIGQLSSSNLPTYINKVQYGRLMVLRYDTHRSASALAAALEVKYSEQSGSLSTEQKELVKNSSLNVLAMGGPYAAQVALFSGDAWRDYFKMTDFPLTTLKPIGFTLKRWDNRNAIYQTTSKFLKRTCRLGPKIELRVSNRKGDTEVYLTNSSGNNTTIVQQSQDGSDQYYDVSNLMASDLNRLRIRSTVNSYGLFGTSRRDTRVALLVNGSERLVSEDSCGTCHSGDLQGMTVVGSTGVTGR
- the hflX gene encoding GTPase HflX, which produces MHGNTSGLRPAQLKTLGNLYRRRIEPGRVGSPELARNLAELSHDLRREVGVLIDRRGRVISVSVADARATEFPEVRLGETRLAGFHLLHAHPRGGALSKSDLSTLFLKRLDAVSAIEVQQEGQPGLVHTAHLTPPGTVGEEEDWRILPPVPAFQIDEFDLGAQVSALEEEIARAARTREAKKDRERAILVQIDQGEFDAEERLDELSELARTAGAEVVHRELVYRRHLKAGTLVGAGKLEELTSKAYHLDADLLIFGQELGAAQAREIEAATGLKIIDRTQLILDIFALHAQGVESRLQVELAQLRYMKPRLLGAGAALSRIGGGGGSAGGGAIGTRGPGETKLELDRRRINDRLSLLEKQLEGVSQRREERRKQRARNDVPVISIVGYTNAGKSTLLNAFTHAAEEPRRVLAENKLFATLRPTSRQGYLEGIGPVVLTDTVGFIRDLPKDLTRAFRSTLEEIGDADVLLHVVDAASPGADTRLDAVNRILEELGFRDLPTVVALNKADAADPEALTREVERTEGIPVSALRNLGLSELKEALSDAVAQVQRQHLAAQEEARLLAAQYR
- a CDS encoding endonuclease/exonuclease/phosphatase family protein; translation: MLAWVYLILVMLVWGLGETLGERTVPTLLLAYAPPVVWALPAPLVIGWALWRRRGRRAALAATVLALWGAGLLHWSPQQSGALRVVTYNVLRGDRVSPGQLGQALRSLNADVILLQESNFRRADFRAALEQALPGYHAEHAAEVSTLTRLPILAAQRLSLPGNRREVLVTRLRWQGQPLTVVNAHLGTVQVVDALAGDWAYLQRTRNNREAQVARLEALAAQTGGRVLLGGDLNTPPRGRVWRRLRVAYGPDAHDLAGRGPGWSFPALRVRIDHLLTDDLNPTTSRVLPWTFSDHRPLLAEFAGPPR
- a CDS encoding adenylate kinase, whose product is MQRVLVIGTTSSGKTTLARALAGRLGVPHGEQDAWNHQAGWQEAPLAQFRAQVATFTVQDAWVMDGNYAKARDLGWARADTLVWLDYPGPVVFWRALTRTARRVLTQQELWNGNREHLRGAVSAEGPVRWFFRTHWRRRRETPALVAQFPHLTLVRLRTPAQAQAWLAAQRPLTAEPSPSVIEDHYPQPR